A genomic segment from Yimella sp. cx-51 encodes:
- a CDS encoding FHA domain-containing protein — MSTSHDPQFGHPNAPSGTRGPATIVWRDTAPGAAAAWAGPEAFSGPQHNEPLPDERPVQSLSSAWASAAPAPAQRETTHQVEEADEPSFTDAREQQQDSEPSAVGADEHDVVDERPGGVAAHQDDQRSADPGYTTSSDDSGNVSESDRPQHDRSSDWGAASAGALGGAAAAGAATPGGWVQPGSAPTADEVHHNWTEQHGELPPSSEPWSAPDDQQAPQGGDEPAQHAPDPYASPAPDGQGEYRDAGRQTHDPYARPQADQAESHDPYAQPQGDQAQSHDPYVQPQAYQAQGHDPYAGAPYQQPQQHDPYNSPADHVGQQHDSSASSFLAKPQSQAPAQQDSSLQDEQPWGGHSGQEQHHQPQDAAAAEDAWSAHQHSEPDQPMATDPSAGDAIPAPPTGQENVTVSSSNSGAENDAAADDESLTIGRGRDNSIVLDDMLVSRKHLRITADDQGLLLEDLGSRNGTYVNGRRVETSHLQEGDRIGVGGTTFEVRDGWLVTI, encoded by the coding sequence ATGAGTACCTCGCACGACCCGCAGTTCGGCCACCCGAACGCACCCTCAGGCACCCGCGGACCTGCAACGATCGTCTGGCGCGACACCGCGCCGGGCGCAGCAGCGGCATGGGCCGGACCGGAGGCGTTCAGCGGCCCCCAGCACAACGAGCCCTTGCCCGACGAGCGGCCCGTGCAGTCCCTGTCGTCGGCCTGGGCGTCGGCGGCACCTGCGCCGGCACAGCGCGAGACCACCCACCAGGTCGAGGAGGCCGACGAGCCGTCGTTCACCGACGCGCGGGAGCAGCAGCAAGACTCCGAACCCTCTGCTGTTGGTGCCGATGAGCACGACGTGGTCGACGAGCGACCCGGCGGTGTCGCAGCGCACCAGGACGATCAGCGCTCTGCCGACCCCGGCTACACGACCTCCTCCGATGACTCCGGCAACGTCTCCGAATCCGATCGTCCGCAGCATGACCGTTCCAGCGACTGGGGCGCAGCCAGCGCTGGCGCCCTCGGCGGCGCGGCAGCAGCGGGTGCTGCGACACCCGGCGGCTGGGTGCAGCCCGGTTCCGCGCCCACCGCGGACGAGGTCCACCACAACTGGACCGAACAGCACGGAGAGCTTCCGCCCAGTTCCGAGCCGTGGTCAGCGCCCGACGACCAGCAGGCACCTCAGGGAGGCGACGAGCCGGCTCAGCACGCGCCCGACCCCTACGCCTCGCCTGCCCCTGATGGCCAGGGCGAATACCGGGACGCGGGCCGGCAGACCCACGACCCGTATGCCCGGCCCCAGGCCGACCAGGCAGAGAGCCACGATCCGTACGCCCAGCCCCAGGGCGACCAAGCACAGAGCCACGACCCGTACGTCCAGCCCCAGGCCTACCAAGCACAGGGTCACGACCCGTACGCGGGTGCTCCCTACCAGCAGCCGCAGCAGCACGACCCTTACAACTCGCCCGCGGATCACGTTGGGCAGCAGCACGATTCGTCTGCCTCCTCCTTCTTGGCCAAGCCGCAGTCGCAGGCGCCGGCCCAGCAGGACTCGTCCCTGCAGGACGAACAGCCGTGGGGTGGCCACAGCGGCCAGGAGCAGCACCACCAGCCGCAGGACGCCGCGGCGGCCGAGGATGCTTGGTCGGCGCACCAGCACTCCGAGCCCGACCAACCGATGGCGACGGATCCGTCGGCAGGGGACGCGATTCCCGCTCCTCCGACAGGTCAGGAGAATGTCACCGTTTCGAGCTCGAACTCCGGTGCAGAAAACGACGCGGCTGCGGACGACGAGTCGCTGACCATCGGTCGCGGCCGCGACAACTCGATCGTGTTGGACGACATGCTCGTCTCCCGTAAGCACCTGCGCATCACCGCCGACGACCAAGGCCTGCTGCTGGAAGACCTCGGCAGCCGCAACGGCACCTATGTCAACGGCCGCCGGGTCGAGACCAGCCACCTGCAGGAAGGCGACCGCATCGGGGTCGGTGGCACCACCTTCGAGGTGCGTGACGGCTGGCTGGTCACGATCTGA
- a CDS encoding FHA domain-containing protein yields MNDVRITYAGNNRKIATNQILTIGRSRDNDLMVTDAGASRRHAQLRRVGDQIEVVDLGSSNGTFVDGRRITAPTLVAPGGSIQLGGTDASPLGVEVRQPTGGAQLPPQSGPSGGAALPHAGRPTGPAGAGPSSGHGHQSGPLPKRLPATSSVPKVPSHTGVVFDRYELQNAMQAAPVSPSGHTSVQGAAPQVLASAGGPGGGPTPGTMTIGRGLENQVIIDDLLASRQHARLVPNGHGFDVQDLGSRNGTYINGQRIDRGRLGEGDLLAVGHSRFTVLRGQLVASIDEGDVNFVANHLTFELSGGKKLLDDISFALEGSSLLAVIGPSGAGKSTLLKALTGSQRATRGEVYYDGRDLYQNFDDLRHRIGVVPQDDVVHRQLTVKQALRFAAELRFPDDLDKHLRDQRVDEVMAELDLTAHAGTRVDKLSGGQRKRTSVALELLTRPSLLFLDEPTSGLDPGLDKQVMHTLRELADGGRTVVVITHSVANLNVCDKVLLLAPGGKVAYFGPPDQLLPFFGLSDHADVFTSVARDPEGSKQRFKASPLEAQQIEAPLSAPRPPVPPLEKPPRQQSIPSQLSTLARRHLQVIFADRGYSAFMLLLPVALAALAVVVPGENGLAKPAPGEPFKLSEPLTLLVVIIVGALFMGTAASIRELVGERAIFTREKAVGLSPSAYLWGKLTIFGLLTLVQSTILVLLITLAKKPPSGAVMLGSATLELILVCWFTAFCAVSLGLLMSSFVNTSEQVMPLLVVSIMAQLVLCGGLFEVYGRPGLEQLSWLTPGRWGYAAAVSTTDVVGMLPPGQAFDAARATVDDPLWQHSPGKWMLSMIMLLVLAALFAVLTKWRLARKTND; encoded by the coding sequence ATGAACGACGTGCGCATCACTTACGCGGGAAACAACCGCAAGATCGCCACGAACCAGATACTGACGATCGGCCGAAGCCGCGACAACGACCTCATGGTCACCGATGCCGGTGCGTCCAGGCGGCATGCGCAGCTTCGCCGGGTGGGTGACCAGATCGAGGTGGTCGACCTCGGCTCGTCCAACGGCACCTTCGTCGACGGACGTCGGATCACCGCACCCACGCTCGTGGCACCGGGCGGGTCGATCCAGTTGGGCGGCACCGACGCGTCGCCGCTGGGAGTGGAGGTACGACAGCCGACCGGTGGCGCACAGCTGCCGCCTCAGTCCGGCCCGAGCGGCGGGGCAGCACTCCCGCATGCCGGACGTCCGACAGGACCGGCCGGCGCCGGCCCGAGCAGCGGCCACGGCCACCAGAGCGGGCCGCTCCCCAAGCGGCTCCCGGCGACCTCCTCGGTGCCGAAGGTGCCCTCCCACACCGGCGTCGTCTTCGACCGGTACGAGTTGCAGAATGCGATGCAGGCGGCCCCGGTCAGCCCGTCGGGCCACACCTCCGTGCAGGGCGCCGCACCCCAGGTGCTCGCCTCGGCGGGCGGACCCGGCGGCGGTCCGACTCCCGGCACGATGACCATCGGACGCGGTCTGGAGAACCAGGTCATCATCGATGACCTGCTCGCCTCCCGGCAGCACGCGCGGCTGGTGCCGAACGGTCATGGCTTCGACGTGCAGGATCTCGGCAGCCGTAACGGCACCTACATCAACGGTCAACGCATCGACCGCGGACGCTTGGGCGAGGGCGATCTGCTCGCCGTCGGCCACTCCCGTTTCACTGTGTTGCGCGGTCAGTTGGTCGCCAGCATCGACGAAGGTGATGTCAACTTCGTCGCCAACCACCTCACCTTCGAGCTGTCCGGCGGCAAGAAGCTGCTCGACGACATCTCGTTCGCGCTCGAGGGTTCGAGCCTGCTCGCGGTGATCGGTCCGTCCGGCGCCGGTAAGTCGACGCTGCTGAAGGCGCTCACCGGTTCGCAGCGGGCCACCCGCGGCGAGGTCTACTACGACGGTCGAGACCTCTACCAGAACTTCGACGACCTTCGTCATCGCATCGGTGTCGTGCCCCAGGACGACGTCGTCCACCGGCAGCTGACCGTCAAGCAGGCGCTGCGCTTCGCCGCCGAACTGCGTTTCCCCGACGATCTCGACAAGCACCTGCGTGACCAGCGGGTCGATGAGGTGATGGCCGAACTCGATCTCACCGCGCACGCCGGCACCCGCGTCGACAAGCTCTCCGGTGGTCAGCGCAAGCGCACCTCCGTGGCGCTGGAACTGCTGACCCGTCCCTCACTGCTCTTCCTGGACGAGCCGACCTCCGGGCTCGACCCGGGCCTGGACAAGCAGGTCATGCACACCCTGCGCGAGCTCGCTGACGGCGGCCGCACCGTCGTCGTCATCACCCACTCGGTGGCCAACCTCAACGTGTGCGACAAGGTGCTGCTGCTCGCACCGGGCGGCAAGGTGGCCTACTTCGGCCCGCCCGACCAGTTGTTGCCCTTCTTCGGGCTCTCCGACCACGCCGACGTCTTCACCTCGGTCGCGCGCGACCCCGAGGGTTCCAAGCAGCGTTTCAAAGCTTCCCCGCTGGAGGCGCAGCAGATCGAGGCTCCGCTGTCGGCACCGCGTCCGCCCGTGCCGCCGTTGGAGAAGCCGCCCAGGCAGCAGTCGATCCCCTCGCAGCTGTCGACCCTCGCGCGCCGACACCTGCAGGTGATCTTCGCCGACCGCGGCTACTCGGCGTTCATGCTGCTGCTTCCCGTGGCCCTGGCCGCGTTGGCCGTCGTGGTGCCCGGCGAGAACGGACTTGCCAAACCCGCACCAGGTGAACCCTTCAAGCTCAGCGAACCGCTGACGCTCCTGGTGGTGATCATCGTTGGGGCGCTCTTCATGGGGACGGCTGCGAGTATCCGCGAACTCGTCGGCGAGCGCGCCATCTTCACCCGGGAGAAGGCCGTGGGTCTGTCACCCTCTGCCTACCTGTGGGGCAAGCTGACCATCTTCGGGCTGCTGACCCTCGTCCAGTCGACGATCCTCGTCCTGCTCATCACGCTGGCCAAGAAGCCGCCCTCGGGCGCGGTCATGCTCGGTAGCGCCACGCTCGAACTCATCCTGGTCTGCTGGTTCACCGCGTTCTGCGCCGTCTCCCTCGGCCTGCTGATGTCGAGCTTCGTCAACACCTCCGAGCAGGTGATGCCGCTGCTGGTGGTGTCGATCATGGCGCAGCTGGTGTTGTGCGGCGGGCTCTTCGAGGTCTACGGACGTCCGGGTCTTGAGCAGTTGAGTTGGCTGACTCCGGGACGCTGGGGTTACGCCGCCGCGGTCTCCACCACCGATGTGGTGGGCATGCTGCCTCCCGGGCAGGCTTTCGATGCGGCGCGTGCGACGGTCGACGACCCGCTGTGGCAGCACTCCCCCGGCAAGTGGATGCTCTCGATGATCATGCTGCTGGTGCTCGCGGCACTGTTCGCAGTGCTGACCAAGTGGCGTCTGGCCCGCAAGACCAACGACTGA
- the smpB gene encoding SsrA-binding protein SmpB has protein sequence MPREAGKKIIANNKKARHDYLIEETVEAGLVLMGTEVKSLRMGRANLTDGFASERGGELWLENVHIPEYLQGTWTNHSAKRRRKLLMHRSEIDKLISKSRESGHTLIPLSLYFLDGRAKVEIGLAKGKKLHDKRQALRERQDNREAQRAVSNAFKRGRR, from the coding sequence ATGCCCCGCGAAGCCGGCAAGAAGATCATTGCCAACAACAAGAAGGCGCGCCACGACTACCTCATCGAGGAGACGGTCGAGGCGGGCCTGGTGCTCATGGGCACCGAGGTGAAGAGCCTGCGCATGGGCCGGGCCAATCTCACCGACGGCTTCGCCAGCGAGCGGGGTGGCGAGCTGTGGCTGGAGAACGTCCACATCCCTGAGTACCTCCAAGGCACCTGGACCAACCACTCGGCCAAGCGGCGGCGCAAGCTGCTGATGCACCGGTCCGAGATCGACAAGTTGATCTCCAAGTCACGCGAGTCGGGCCACACGTTGATCCCGTTGTCGCTGTACTTCCTCGATGGACGCGCCAAGGTCGAGATCGGCCTCGCCAAGGGTAAGAAGCTGCACGACAAGCGCCAGGCTCTGCGCGAACGACAGGACAACCGCGAGGCGCAACGCGCGGTGTCCAACGCCTTCAAGCGCGGACGCAGGTAG
- a CDS encoding sorbosone dehydrogenase family protein — MFARVAAAALCAGLLVSGCSGGSSPDSTSGPSTASTDAVRLQVETIASGLTNPWDIAFLPNGKALVTQRDGALTLLSSLAPGARTTPVAASFDDLNARGEGGLMGLTLLPDFRTSRRFITCQTHQSSDIRLVLWRLEPGEATATRIRDVVTGLPVASSGRHSGCRMLIGPDNMLYVGTGDAANAAAPQDRTSLGGKVLRIDPRTWQAPSDNPFASSGNPREQLVWTYGHRNVQGLAVQAGRVYSAEHGPDKNDELNLLRKGANHGWDPRRGGQERDYDESVPMTDRERFPDAVPALWSSGDMTEAICAATFVEGRQWGAWEGALVVTALKGAKLMVLTLDGAGTKVTSVAVPRAVADKYGRLRAARQGPDGALYVTTSNGQDDKVLRIRPAD, encoded by the coding sequence ATGTTCGCCCGCGTCGCAGCGGCCGCGCTGTGCGCCGGCCTGCTGGTGAGCGGGTGCTCCGGGGGCTCCTCGCCCGACAGCACCTCCGGCCCGTCCACCGCATCGACTGATGCCGTGCGATTGCAGGTCGAGACGATCGCGAGCGGGCTCACCAACCCGTGGGACATCGCTTTCCTGCCCAACGGCAAGGCTTTGGTCACGCAGCGTGATGGCGCCCTGACTCTCCTGTCCAGCTTGGCGCCCGGAGCACGCACCACACCCGTCGCGGCGTCGTTCGACGATCTGAACGCCCGTGGCGAGGGCGGTCTGATGGGCCTGACCCTCCTGCCCGATTTCCGCACTTCGCGCCGGTTCATCACCTGTCAGACCCATCAAAGCTCCGACATCCGGCTGGTGCTCTGGCGGCTGGAGCCCGGCGAGGCGACGGCCACTCGGATCCGAGATGTCGTCACCGGCTTGCCGGTCGCTTCAAGCGGACGCCACTCCGGCTGCCGCATGCTGATCGGGCCCGACAACATGCTGTACGTCGGCACCGGTGACGCGGCGAATGCCGCTGCGCCGCAAGACCGTACGAGCCTCGGTGGCAAGGTGTTACGCATCGATCCACGCACGTGGCAAGCACCTTCGGACAATCCGTTCGCCTCTTCGGGCAACCCGCGCGAGCAGTTGGTCTGGACCTACGGACATCGCAATGTGCAGGGTCTCGCGGTGCAGGCTGGACGCGTCTACTCCGCCGAGCACGGCCCCGACAAGAACGACGAACTCAACCTGCTGCGCAAGGGCGCGAATCACGGCTGGGATCCGAGACGCGGCGGGCAGGAGCGCGACTACGACGAGAGCGTGCCGATGACCGATCGGGAGCGCTTCCCGGACGCCGTCCCGGCGTTGTGGAGTTCGGGCGACATGACGGAAGCGATCTGCGCCGCCACCTTCGTGGAAGGCAGGCAATGGGGAGCGTGGGAGGGCGCCTTGGTGGTAACCGCGCTCAAGGGCGCCAAACTGATGGTCCTGACACTCGACGGGGCGGGGACGAAGGTGACCTCGGTGGCGGTGCCGCGAGCGGTCGCTGACAAATACGGCCGACTACGTGCTGCCCGCCAGGGCCCGGACGGCGCTCTCTACGTCACCACCAGCAACGGACAGGACGACAAGGTGCTGCGGATCCGCCCGGCTGACTGA
- a CDS encoding acyltransferase, which translates to MRRATEPTPGPHRKRAELKALTGLRAVAALLVVLSHTHLPRNAPDAFDRLVGWGHMGVPLFFLLSGVVLGYNYPDLSPRNGRRTVLFYLARIARVMPLYWVMIVLWVLFYYAEGQQQRPWVLLQHLFAVQTWGDDVATAQFHYNGPGWSIGVELFFYALFPFIAPLIARAAWRWRTRGLVLIAGACAAFSLVLWAIFTLKGWTDLPATDGRSAHRWLYRNPLPNLAVFVGGVTLAHLLGESMRLPTRLHSVIQTGVVVYTLGLGMFHSTTSGAVKAGSFGAFFVLPFMLGIFSLASGRGWLARFLSTRLLVVLGASSYALYLTHRWFLWHLTSAKQIQTTPGLRGWAALLITLVILVAVAEGAHRLVENPARAGIMNFARRLKALHRRRKQSAMAVAQQRVPEQSVAAGKSSARR; encoded by the coding sequence GTGAGAAGAGCGACCGAGCCGACGCCAGGGCCGCACCGCAAACGGGCAGAACTCAAGGCGCTCACCGGTCTTCGCGCGGTTGCAGCGCTGCTGGTGGTGCTGTCGCACACACATCTCCCGCGTAATGCGCCCGACGCCTTCGACCGTCTGGTCGGTTGGGGACACATGGGCGTCCCGCTCTTCTTCCTGCTCTCCGGGGTGGTGCTCGGGTACAACTATCCCGACCTGTCGCCGCGCAACGGCCGCCGAACGGTGCTCTTCTACCTCGCCCGCATCGCCCGCGTCATGCCGCTCTACTGGGTGATGATCGTCCTGTGGGTGCTCTTCTACTACGCCGAGGGTCAACAGCAACGGCCCTGGGTGCTGCTCCAGCACCTGTTCGCCGTCCAGACCTGGGGCGATGATGTCGCCACCGCGCAGTTCCACTACAACGGTCCGGGTTGGTCGATCGGCGTCGAGCTCTTCTTCTACGCCCTCTTCCCGTTCATCGCGCCGCTGATCGCCCGGGCGGCATGGCGTTGGCGCACCCGGGGCTTGGTGCTGATCGCCGGCGCATGCGCGGCGTTCAGCCTGGTGCTGTGGGCCATCTTCACCCTCAAGGGCTGGACCGACCTGCCGGCGACGGACGGCCGGTCTGCCCACCGCTGGCTCTACCGCAACCCGCTGCCCAACCTCGCGGTCTTCGTCGGCGGCGTGACCCTGGCGCATCTGCTGGGCGAGAGCATGCGCCTGCCCACCCGTCTGCACAGCGTCATCCAGACGGGCGTCGTGGTCTACACCCTGGGTCTGGGGATGTTCCATTCCACCACCAGTGGTGCCGTCAAGGCTGGATCATTCGGCGCCTTCTTCGTGCTGCCCTTCATGCTCGGCATCTTCTCTCTCGCCTCCGGACGCGGCTGGCTTGCCCGCTTCCTCAGCACGCGTTTGCTCGTGGTGCTCGGGGCCTCCAGCTACGCGCTGTACCTGACGCATCGATGGTTCTTGTGGCACCTCACCTCGGCCAAGCAGATCCAGACCACCCCCGGCCTGCGCGGTTGGGCTGCCCTGCTGATCACGCTGGTGATCCTCGTGGCAGTCGCCGAGGGAGCGCACCGTCTGGTGGAGAACCCCGCTCGGGCCGGCATCATGAACTTTGCGCGCCGGTTGAAGGCCCTGCACCGTCGGCGGAAGCAGTCGGCCATGGCGGTGGCGCAGCAGCGCGTGCCCGAACAGTCGGTCGCTGCCGGAAAATCCAGCGCTCGCCGCTGA
- a CDS encoding peptidoglycan DD-metalloendopeptidase family protein — protein MKVSKGVDGVSDSRGPLNMLMRRGAMATVAIMFLPGAAHAVADDPAKQKDKIDKQIVTTQGDLDAVSTQLRNAVNALAKTDAQLVTAGNDLKAKNSQLTTANNNLASVNSQLKIAQGDESRSRTDLTNINTAQQRTKKLVGGVARQSYMTGGLGTFDLTLQILMSKKDPANTMSMADIIMRQQNGVLTTLAGQKASKTATVNRLGAATRRVAQLKVQAGNAVTSATTARNNAQTAKNRLDALRRTQSNQKASLEKQKRADLNLLAWQKGESRRLGKILIARAAARAKAAKKPAMAVPRANEAAGTARAPVNGNGFLNPPAPINQIISPFGMRNNPVLGIWLLHAGVDYPMACGTPIYASAAGEVITASYEPVAGNYIMIDHGFVRGVNLATHYAHLSRFVVTGGAVSKGQLIGYSGTTGRSTGCHLHFGTLNDGQLVDPMQWFR, from the coding sequence ATGAAGGTTTCGAAAGGCGTGGACGGCGTGAGTGACAGCCGCGGACCGTTGAACATGCTCATGCGCCGTGGGGCGATGGCGACGGTAGCGATCATGTTCCTCCCCGGGGCCGCGCACGCCGTCGCCGACGATCCGGCGAAGCAGAAGGACAAGATCGACAAGCAGATCGTCACCACCCAGGGCGACCTCGACGCCGTGAGCACGCAGTTGCGCAACGCGGTCAATGCATTGGCCAAGACCGACGCCCAACTGGTCACCGCCGGCAACGACTTGAAGGCCAAGAACAGCCAGCTGACCACGGCCAACAACAATCTGGCCAGCGTGAACAGCCAGTTGAAGATCGCCCAGGGCGACGAGTCGCGCAGCCGCACCGACCTCACCAACATCAACACCGCCCAACAGCGCACCAAGAAGCTGGTCGGCGGCGTTGCGCGGCAGAGTTACATGACCGGCGGCCTCGGCACCTTCGACCTCACGCTGCAGATCCTGATGAGCAAGAAGGATCCCGCCAACACGATGTCGATGGCCGACATCATCATGCGCCAGCAGAACGGCGTGCTCACCACCCTGGCCGGCCAAAAGGCGTCCAAGACCGCCACCGTCAACCGCCTCGGCGCTGCCACCAGGCGCGTGGCCCAGCTGAAGGTGCAGGCCGGTAACGCTGTCACCAGCGCGACGACGGCGCGCAACAATGCCCAGACCGCCAAGAACCGGTTGGACGCGCTACGCCGCACCCAGTCCAACCAGAAGGCCTCTCTGGAGAAGCAGAAGCGGGCCGACCTCAACCTCCTCGCGTGGCAGAAGGGTGAGTCAAGGCGCCTCGGCAAGATCCTCATCGCGCGTGCGGCCGCACGCGCCAAGGCCGCCAAGAAGCCGGCGATGGCCGTGCCGCGGGCCAACGAGGCGGCCGGCACGGCCCGGGCACCGGTCAACGGCAACGGCTTCCTCAACCCGCCGGCGCCGATCAACCAGATCATCTCCCCGTTCGGCATGCGCAACAACCCGGTGCTGGGCATCTGGTTGCTGCACGCCGGGGTCGATTACCCGATGGCCTGCGGTACGCCGATCTACGCTTCGGCCGCGGGTGAGGTGATCACCGCGAGTTACGAACCGGTGGCCGGCAACTACATCATGATCGACCACGGGTTCGTGCGCGGCGTCAACCTCGCCACCCACTACGCCCACCTCTCCCGCTTCGTGGTCACCGGCGGAGCCGTGAGCAAGGGGCAGTTGATCGGCTACTCGGGCACCACTGGCCGGTCGACCGGCTGCCACCTGCACTTCGGCACCCTGAACGACGGTCAGTTGGTTGACCCGATGCAGTGGTTCCGCTGA
- the ftsX gene encoding permease-like cell division protein FtsX — MRLRFMLGEIAGGIRRNMAMIISVVLVTMISMFFLGLGLLAQKQVTLAKGYWYDKVEVSIFLCTKDSTAVVSCVDGIATPAQRDQVKRDLESLKPLVQEIHYESPEQAYARFKQQFKNSPYLSDVSPDSMPGSFRVKLSDPNRYDEVVAAIDGSPGVEAISDQRKVLETFFKLLHVLSVGAVGLAALMVVCSVLLISTTVRQVAFSRRRQVEIMRLVGASATTIYLPFIVEVLLAALVGAVLASGVLWLMVEKGVADLFNAGERGGDVIALIGSSEVLMVVPWLVGGAVVLSIIVSWFSLRRQVRV; from the coding sequence GTGCGTCTTCGTTTCATGCTCGGTGAGATCGCCGGCGGCATCCGCCGCAACATGGCGATGATCATCTCCGTCGTGCTGGTCACGATGATCTCGATGTTCTTCCTCGGCCTCGGTCTGCTCGCCCAGAAACAGGTGACGCTCGCCAAGGGCTACTGGTACGACAAGGTCGAGGTGTCGATCTTCCTGTGCACCAAGGACTCCACGGCCGTGGTGTCCTGCGTCGACGGCATCGCCACCCCGGCGCAGCGCGATCAGGTCAAACGCGACCTGGAGAGCCTGAAGCCGTTGGTGCAGGAGATCCACTACGAGAGCCCGGAGCAGGCGTACGCCCGCTTCAAGCAGCAGTTCAAGAACAGTCCGTATCTCAGCGACGTCTCGCCAGACTCGATGCCCGGATCGTTCCGGGTGAAGCTCTCCGACCCCAACCGCTACGACGAGGTGGTCGCAGCGATCGACGGATCACCGGGAGTCGAGGCGATCAGTGACCAGCGCAAGGTGCTGGAGACCTTCTTCAAGCTGCTCCATGTGCTCAGCGTCGGCGCGGTCGGCCTCGCGGCCCTCATGGTGGTGTGCTCGGTGCTGCTCATCAGTACGACGGTGCGGCAGGTGGCCTTCTCCAGACGCCGACAGGTGGAGATCATGCGCCTGGTCGGCGCGTCGGCGACCACGATCTATCTGCCGTTCATCGTCGAGGTGCTGTTGGCAGCCCTGGTCGGCGCCGTGCTGGCCAGCGGGGTGCTCTGGCTCATGGTGGAGAAGGGTGTGGCCGACCTGTTCAATGCCGGTGAGCGGGGAGGCGACGTGATTGCACTGATCGGCTCCTCCGAAGTGTTGATGGTCGTACCCTGGTTGGTGGGTGGCGCAGTGGTGTTGTCCATCATCGTTTCGTGGTTCAGTCTCCGCAGGCAGGTGCGGGTCTGA
- the ftsE gene encoding cell division ATP-binding protein FtsE, with protein MITFENVSKRYAGQDEPALRDISVDVGRGDFAFLIGTSGSGKSTLLQLITRQLTPSSGTILVAGRDLRTLPNRHVPALRRDIGVVFQDFRLLENKNVYQNVAFALQVLGTKRHRIKQMVPEVLELVSLEGLARRRPHELSGGEQQRVAIARAMVKQPQILLADEPTGNLDPDTSTEIVKVLERINKAGTTVVVATHDERIVDLFRKRVIELRKGELVRDEQLGSYVSDEPVKRGRTVD; from the coding sequence ATGATCACTTTCGAGAACGTCAGCAAGCGCTACGCGGGCCAGGACGAACCTGCCCTGCGAGACATCTCCGTCGACGTCGGACGCGGTGATTTCGCCTTCCTCATCGGCACCTCCGGATCGGGCAAATCGACGCTGCTGCAACTGATCACCCGCCAGCTCACTCCCTCGTCCGGCACCATCCTGGTGGCCGGTCGCGACTTGCGCACCCTGCCGAACCGGCACGTGCCGGCGCTGCGGCGCGACATCGGTGTGGTCTTCCAGGACTTCCGCCTGTTGGAGAACAAGAACGTCTACCAGAATGTCGCGTTCGCGCTCCAGGTGCTCGGCACCAAACGGCATCGCATCAAGCAGATGGTGCCCGAGGTGCTCGAACTCGTCTCGCTCGAAGGCCTGGCCCGTCGTCGTCCACACGAACTATCCGGTGGTGAGCAGCAGCGCGTCGCGATCGCGCGAGCGATGGTCAAGCAGCCGCAGATCCTGCTCGCCGACGAACCCACGGGCAACCTCGACCCCGACACCAGCACCGAGATCGTCAAGGTGCTCGAGCGCATCAACAAGGCCGGCACCACCGTGGTGGTCGCCACGCACGACGAGCGCATCGTCGACCTCTTCCGCAAGCGCGTCATCGAACTGCGCAAGGGCGAACTGGTACGCGACGAACAGCTCGGCAGCTACGTGTCGGACGAACCCGTCAAGCGCGGACGGACGGTGGACTGA